Proteins from a single region of Apium graveolens cultivar Ventura chromosome 7, ASM990537v1, whole genome shotgun sequence:
- the LOC141670527 gene encoding sm-like protein LSM8, with translation MSGGTGLENLVDQIISVVTNDGRNILGILKGFDQATNIILDESHERVYSTKEGVQQHVLGLYIIRGDNISIVGEVDEELDASLDLSKLRAQPLKPVIH, from the exons ATGTCGGGCGGTACTGGACTTGAAAACCTTGTAGATC AAATCATTTCCGTGGTAACAAATGATGGGCGCAATATATTG GGAATTTTAAAAGGATTTGATCAGGCTACAAATATAATTCTTGATGAATCTCATGAGCGTGTTTATTCCACAAAG GAAGGTGTTCAGCAACATGTCCTAGGTCTGTACATCATCAGGGGAGACAACAT AAGCATTGTTGGGGAGGTAGATGAAGAGCTGGATGCAAGCCTGGATCTTTCGAAATTGAGAGCTCAACCCCTGAAGCCTGTTATACACTAA
- the LOC141670781 gene encoding uncharacterized protein LOC141670781 encodes MCGRARCTLRVDDVPRACHLNPHRPLRSVDTHRYRPAYNVSPGSSLPVIRRDTGTNSQGVAIHCMKWGLIPSFTNKTEKPDHYKMFNARSESVTEKASFRRLVPGSRCLVAVEGTCFIDFTEWKKDGAKKQPYYIHFKDGRPMVFAALYDSWKNAEGEVIYTFTILTTSSSSALAWLHDRMPVILGNTGSTEEWLDGSSSSKFSTVLKPYEEPDLIWYPVTSAMNKPAYDGPECIREIQLKTEEMKPISSFFSKKVCNSDESKPVVTNACRASMHATPALTSKVEPDTEGNMVNQGDQQPLVYGSNEDVKLNVAQAQLANQGAHQFQLKRDYEQCSY; translated from the exons ATGTGTGGGAGAGCACGTTGTACTCTGCGAGTGGATGATGTACCTAGGGCTTGTCATCTCAACCCTCACCGCCCTCTTCGTTCTGTTGATACCCATCG GTACCGACCTGCTTATAATGTCTCCCCGGGGTCGAGTTTACCTGTTATTAGAAGAGACACTGGAACCAATAGTCAAGGAGTTGCTATTCACTGCATGAAATGGGGGCTTATACCTAGTTTCACAAACAAAACTGAGAAACCTGATCATTACAAGATG TTTAACGCTCGCTCCGAGTCTGTAACTGAAAAGGCTTCCTTTCGTCGTCTTGTTCCTGGCAGCAGGTGTCTTGTGGCTGTTGAAGG CACTTGCTTTATAGATTTTACTGAGTGGAAGAAAGACGGGGCTAAAAAGCAACCTTATTACATTCATTTCAAGGATGGACGCCCTATGGTGTTTGCTGCACTATATGATTCTTGGAAAAATGCTGAAG GAGAAGTTATTTATACCTTCACAATTCTGACaacttcttcatcatcagctttagCTTGGCTGCATG ACAGGATGCCTGTTATTTTAGGTAACACGGGATCTACTGAAGAGTGGCTAGATGGTTCTTCATCTTCCAAATTCAGTACAGTCCTTAAACCATATGAAGAACCAGATCTG ATATGGTATCCGGTGACATCTGCAATGAACAAGCCTGCTTATGATGGACCAGAGTGCATTAGAGAG ATACAATTGAAGACTGAGGAGATGAAGCCAATCTCAAGTTTTTTCTCAAAGAAAGTATGTAACAGTGATGAATCTAAACCTGTAGTGACCAATGCTTGCAGGGCCTCCATGCATGCTACTCCTGCATTAACCTCTAAAGTGGAGCCTGATACTGAAGGGAACATGGTCAATCAAGGCGACCAACAACCTCTTGTATATGGAAGTAATGAAGATGTAAAGTTGAATGTTGCTCAGGCTCAGCTTGCTAACCAGGGTGCACATCAGTTCCAGCTTAAGCGAGACTATGAACAGTGCTCCTACTGA
- the LOC141672210 gene encoding uncharacterized protein LOC141672210 translates to MQLICLLLSVSKQLPGLVLMLFAIAYSGDHDLYLSGDLYQNHIVTPAMIIVPRRHGGKGGYKNVKQGKKEEREMVNEYGGYDVKEAPSRSRTQLDAAARRNRAPPKPVDEGLVQNFSKSPLFQNQKEEGTWTILLLHGAKL, encoded by the exons ATGCAGCTGATCTGCCTTTTACTCAGTGTTTCGAAACAGCTGCCAGGCCTAGTTCTAATGCTCTTCGCTATAGCTTACTCCGGTGACCATGATCTCTACCTCTCCGGTGACTTGTACCAGAATCACATTGTCACCCCTGCCATGATTATTGTTCCTCGTCGCCACGGA GGAAAAGGCGGATACAAAAATGTTAAACAAGGGAAGAAGGAGGAGAGGGAGATGGTGAATGAGTATGGCGGTTATGATGTTAAGGAAGCACCGAGCCGATCTCGAACACAGCTTGATGCAGCTGCTAGGAGAAACAGAGCACCACCCAAGCCTGTGGATGAAGGACTTGTACAAAATTTCTCCAAATCTCCTCTATTCCAGAACCAAAAAG AAGAGGGGACTTGGACTATTTTGTTGCTGCATGGAGCCAAGTTGTGA